The genomic window ACAGGAATATGCCCCCAATGGGATTCGTTCCTTGAGCACTCTGCGCTGACGAGCACTCATCTTCTTGTCCAGCGGAGGAAGCATCTGCTGACGAAGGCGGGCATGCTCAAGATCGACGAGGCTGCCGGCAGGGGCAAGCTCGGCCCGCTCAAGAACACGTGGAGCTGCCGAAACCGGCGCAACCTCCTGCACGGCCAACAGATCCGACAGGGAATGCGAAGACAGGGCAAACTCCCCACCGTCCTCAAAACCGGGGCGCGTAAAAGCCACCCGCTCCCCTTTCAGTGACCGCACGTTTTCATTGAGCAGACGAATGTTGGGAATGTGACACGATCCATCACGATGCCTGCGGACGCGACCGGCAAGCTGGATGACCGATCGCATGGAGGACGGCTCCACAATGGCCCAGTCGTAGTCATGATCCCGGCCGACCTCGGCAACAGGAGAAGCCAGCACCACGAACAGATGATTCGTCTCGTCGGAACCGTCCAGCTGGCGACGAATCTCGTCCAGCGCAAAGACAGCATCCGGCTCCTTTCGCATCAAGGTGGTGTCCAGCCTGTATTCAATGGCAGAACGCAGCAGCAGCGGGAATCTGGAATGGTACACACACAAATGGATGCGCGTATCTTTCGGAATTTCCTGCCGGTACAATTCCATCGCAACCTCATACAGCGGCCCGATGTTGGCCATTCGCACCAGTCCGAAACTCACACGCTTTAGTGTCGCGGGATCAGGAGACGAATGCGCTTGATGCAGACTTAAAGAAGAGGAAAGAATAGTATCGGCAACGCGTTTTGCCAGCACACCATTGGACAACCCCACAGGCACTATTTCGGCAAAACGTCGGGCAGGCAGACTGGACAGCCGGGCCACTCGGTCGGTGACAAACTTCTGGTGCTCGGCAACGAACGATGCTTCTGAAGCACAAGAAGAATGGTGTACGCTGAATTCGTCTACCCACATGCAACAGACTCGGGGCTGATCCTCATGGAGAACACCCCGATTTCGTGTAAAAATCTCCCGCCCCTTTTGATACGCCAGAAACATTCCCTGCACGAGCGACGGAGGCAGCGTGGCGGACGAGACAAGCACTCTGGAGCCGAGCATGCCTGCCCAAAACACAAGACGCGTCAGCGCGGGCAGGTCCTTGATATCGTAATCGTCCAGTTCGTCCAGAACCAGATCACTGCCCAGCAGTCGCAGCATGGGCAAAATCTGTCTGCCACCACGGATGCTCTCAGTGGCTGAAATCAAATGATCGACAGTGCAGACCAACATTGGCGCGGTTATCAGGGAGCGGGCTTTCGAACTCTCCAGAACGTGTCGAAGAGAAGGGAAGACATCGGGGTTACCGTCATAGAGGACATGCTCACCGAAATCCAACAGATCTCCGGCGGACTCCGCCCCTGAGGCTTCCGCTTTCGATGCGTAATGCTCTGCCAGTTTCCTGCCGCTCCTTCCTCCTGTATGAATAGCAACCTCGGTGCTATCGAGGGCAAGAAACCTGCGATATTCTTTACCGGTCTGTTGCGTCAGGGTCCTCAAGCCCAGCGCAAAACAACAGCGAAAGCCGTTATCCGGACTCTCAAGATTGTACATGATACGGGCATTCGCAATGGTCTTGCCGCAACCGGTTGAAGCCATGTTCACCACAAACGCGCCATGATCCCGAGAGGCTCCCCGACAGGACGCGGCAAGTTCTCCCGCCTTGTCCTGCCACGCGAACTTGTCGTTTTGGGCCCGTCGTTGCAATCTCCTGCACCGGGCCAACCGGGGAAGCTCACGTGAAAGGAACGGCAGCATTCGCGATGATTGATGCGCCAAACGCATCACGCCTATCAAGTGCTCCGAAAGGGTCTGATCCAGCCGACGCCTGCCGTTGACAAGTTTCGTGTTGGCGTAAAGCGTGGCCTGTGCTCCCCGCCCTTTGAACTTTCCGGTTGCAGAACGGCTGGAATACCCATGATCCGCAAGCATCAGAACCATGCGGGACAAATGCTGCACATGCGGATCGGCCGCCCACTTACCCAACTCTGCAACACCGTGTTTCTCAACTTCACGGGCAAGGGCCGTCATTCTTTTTCGCCATGCGCCATTACTGACTGGCAACCCCTTCTCGAACTGCCAATATGCCGCAACGTCCACTTTTTCCCGCGGCCCAAG from Desulfovibrio oxyclinae DSM 11498 includes these protein-coding regions:
- the cas3f gene encoding type I-F CRISPR-associated helicase Cas3f, translated to MNIILVSECSGRALPETRRILDQFAERRGERVWQTPITNAGLKTLRNLLGRSARRNTAVACHWVRGSNRTELLWIVGNAQRFNGSGAVPTNWTKRDILRQSDENDWSSLWAVRILSCMAGLLHDLGKACDEFQQRLKKTRYERNAYRHEWISIRLLQAFVGDDSDEDWISRMGSDVGEYWKEALHSLTRDGVDDKPSGPFQSIHAPIARSLAWLIMTHHRLPVLPDSRDVSSALSKVPDTIEADWNELGPREKVDVAAYWQFEKGLPVSNGAWRKRMTALAREVEKHGVAELGKWAADPHVQHLSRMVLMLADHGYSSRSATGKFKGRGAQATLYANTKLVNGRRRLDQTLSEHLIGVMRLAHQSSRMLPFLSRELPRLARCRRLQRRAQNDKFAWQDKAGELAASCRGASRDHGAFVVNMASTGCGKTIANARIMYNLESPDNGFRCCFALGLRTLTQQTGKEYRRFLALDSTEVAIHTGGRSGRKLAEHYASKAEASGAESAGDLLDFGEHVLYDGNPDVFPSLRHVLESSKARSLITAPMLVCTVDHLISATESIRGGRQILPMLRLLGSDLVLDELDDYDIKDLPALTRLVFWAGMLGSRVLVSSATLPPSLVQGMFLAYQKGREIFTRNRGVLHEDQPRVCCMWVDEFSVHHSSCASEASFVAEHQKFVTDRVARLSSLPARRFAEIVPVGLSNGVLAKRVADTILSSSLSLHQAHSSPDPATLKRVSFGLVRMANIGPLYEVAMELYRQEIPKDTRIHLCVYHSRFPLLLRSAIEYRLDTTLMRKEPDAVFALDEIRRQLDGSDETNHLFVVLASPVAEVGRDHDYDWAIVEPSSMRSVIQLAGRVRRHRDGSCHIPNIRLLNENVRSLKGERVAFTRPGFEDGGEFALSSHSLSDLLAVQEVAPVSAAPRVLERAELAPAGSLVDLEHARLRQQMLPPLDKKMSARQRRVLKERIPLGAYSCWRVPQAMQTGILQQKQRFRESSMEEGDFALLPDESGEDFNMVQFCNDIRKGTQLFQNAKLERLDDSVCTGRGIGPWAEVDYMAALRSLAGELGMDLDECARKFGTFSLPENAQGWFFHPALGFLPRK